A single Symbiobacterium thermophilum IAM 14863 DNA region contains:
- a CDS encoding DUF1634 domain-containing protein — translation MDSLQTRQHEVSRDVERVELAVAHLLRIGTAVAAALISAGLAVTLLQLSVSIGPTLVTAGIIALICTPLLRVAAAMVIYLRLGDVVYGVICLAVLLFVLAGMLLGEGH, via the coding sequence GTGGACAGCCTGCAGACCCGGCAGCACGAGGTCTCCCGGGATGTCGAACGCGTCGAGCTGGCCGTCGCCCACCTGCTGCGAATCGGCACCGCCGTCGCCGCAGCGCTCATCTCCGCCGGCCTCGCGGTCACCCTCCTCCAGCTGTCCGTGTCGATCGGCCCGACCCTGGTGACCGCGGGGATCATCGCCCTCATCTGCACGCCGTTGCTTCGGGTGGCGGCGGCCATGGTCATCTACCTGCGGCTGGGGGACGTGGTATACGGCGTCATCTGCCTGGCCGTGCTGCTCTTCGTCCTCGCCGGCATGCTGCTCGGCGAAGGACACTAG
- a CDS encoding sulfite exporter TauE/SafE family protein — protein sequence MTPVALTLAILLTSVLAGLVGSMLGLGGGIIIVPALTLFFGYDFRTAVAASAVAIIATSTGAAVAYLRDHITNTRIAMFLEIGSTLGALSGAFIAGYVPARFLFLLFAALMAYSAFSMFRARKSELREDVVPDRLSERLQLRGAYYDKALGRTISYRATGALPGLLLMYVSGAFAGLLGVGGGTFKVPAMDIVMKLPIKVSTATSNFMIGVTAAASAAVYFVRGDVQPLVAGPVALGVLCGALLGSRLMVRMKGSTLRLLFVPLLVYVAVQMAWKGVTY from the coding sequence ATGACCCCCGTTGCGCTCACGCTCGCCATTCTGCTGACGTCGGTGCTCGCCGGGCTGGTGGGCTCCATGCTGGGGCTGGGCGGCGGCATCATCATCGTCCCGGCCCTGACGCTGTTCTTCGGGTACGATTTCCGCACCGCGGTGGCCGCCAGCGCCGTGGCCATCATCGCCACCTCCACCGGGGCCGCCGTCGCCTACCTGCGCGACCACATCACCAACACCCGCATCGCCATGTTCCTGGAGATCGGCTCCACCCTCGGCGCGCTGTCCGGGGCCTTCATCGCCGGGTACGTGCCGGCGCGGTTCCTTTTCCTCCTCTTCGCCGCCCTCATGGCCTACTCGGCCTTCTCCATGTTCCGGGCCCGGAAGTCCGAGCTGCGGGAGGACGTGGTCCCGGACCGGCTGTCGGAGCGGCTGCAGCTGCGCGGCGCGTACTACGACAAGGCGCTGGGCCGGACCATCTCCTACCGCGCCACGGGCGCTCTTCCTGGCCTCCTCCTCATGTACGTCTCGGGCGCGTTCGCGGGCCTGCTGGGCGTCGGGGGCGGCACGTTCAAGGTGCCCGCGATGGACATCGTCATGAAGCTGCCGATCAAGGTGTCGACGGCCACGTCCAACTTCATGATCGGCGTCACGGCCGCCGCCTCCGCAGCGGTCTACTTCGTGCGGGGCGACGTGCAGCCGCTGGTGGCCGGCCCCGTGGCCCTGGGGGTGCTGTGCGGGGCGCTCCTGGGCTCCCGGCTGATGGTCAGGATGAAGGGATCCACCCTCCGCCTCCTCTTTGTCCCGCTGCTGGTGTACGTGGCCGTTCAGATGGCCTGGAAAGGGGTGACCTACTAG
- a CDS encoding HesB/IscA family protein, whose amino-acid sequence MNITLTEKASNRLKEIIKSKGENLALRVLVRPGGCSGFEYGMALERNPRPDDNISEFDGIKVVIDPASLPYLDGSTIDYVDSLMGGGFAINNPNAVTGCACGQSFRTANAAGAPRSCGSGGCAH is encoded by the coding sequence GTGAACATCACCCTGACGGAGAAGGCTTCCAACCGGCTGAAGGAGATCATCAAGTCCAAGGGTGAGAACCTGGCCCTGCGCGTGCTGGTGCGTCCCGGCGGTTGCTCGGGCTTTGAATACGGCATGGCTCTGGAGCGCAACCCGCGCCCGGACGACAACATCAGCGAGTTCGACGGCATCAAGGTGGTCATCGATCCGGCCAGCCTGCCGTACCTGGACGGCTCGACCATCGATTACGTGGACAGCCTGATGGGCGGCGGCTTCGCCATCAACAACCCGAACGCGGTGACCGGCTGCGCCTGCGGCCAGTCCTTCCGTACGGCCAACGCTGCCGGCGCCCCCAGGTCCTGCGGCAGCGGCGGCTGCGCACACTAG
- the ltrA gene encoding group II intron reverse transcriptase/maturase, with amino-acid sequence MEQVVARENMLAALKRVERNGGAPGVDGVPTERLRDQIRVEWSRIREELLQGTYRPQPVRRVEIPKPGGGKRMLGIPTVMDRLIQQALLQVLTPIFDPTFSESSYGFRPGRRGHDAVRKARQYVEEGYDWVVDMDLEKFFDRVNHDVLMARVARRVTDKRVLRLIRRYLQAGVMLNGVVVATEEGTPQGGPLSPLLANILLDDLDKELERRGHHFVRYADDCNIYVRSKRAGERVYRSVRHFLQERLRLKVNEEKSAVDRPWKRQFLGFSFYKHRGVRIRLAPKSLKRVKDKLRTLTDRNRSQSMEDRIRCLNAYLRGWVGYYALSDARSAFERLEGWLKRRLRACVWRQWKRVRTRFRELRALGLPEWVVYQLANSRKGPWRMAGGPLNSALGDAYWRAQGLISLTECYEATRQSWRTAGCGLACPVV; translated from the coding sequence ATGGAGCAGGTGGTGGCCAGGGAGAACATGCTGGCCGCCCTGAAACGGGTGGAGCGGAACGGAGGCGCTCCCGGCGTGGACGGTGTCCCCACCGAACGGCTGCGGGACCAGATTCGCGTGGAGTGGAGCCGCATCCGTGAGGAACTGCTCCAGGGGACCTACAGACCGCAGCCAGTCCGCCGGGTCGAAATCCCGAAACCGGGCGGCGGCAAGCGGATGCTGGGGATTCCCACCGTGATGGACCGCCTGATCCAACAGGCACTCCTGCAAGTACTGACGCCGATCTTTGACCCGACATTCTCCGAATCCAGCTACGGCTTTCGGCCGGGGCGGCGGGGTCATGATGCGGTCAGGAAGGCACGTCAGTACGTGGAGGAAGGGTACGACTGGGTCGTGGACATGGACCTGGAGAAGTTCTTCGACCGGGTCAACCACGACGTGCTGATGGCCCGCGTGGCGCGGCGGGTAACGGATAAGCGTGTGCTGCGGCTGATCCGGCGGTACTTACAGGCCGGGGTCATGCTGAACGGGGTGGTCGTGGCGACGGAGGAAGGGACGCCGCAGGGCGGTCCGCTGAGTCCGCTGCTGGCGAACATCCTGCTGGATGACCTCGACAAGGAGCTGGAGCGCCGTGGCCACCACTTTGTCCGGTACGCCGATGACTGCAACATCTACGTCCGCAGCAAGCGGGCGGGAGAACGGGTCTACAGGAGCGTGCGCCACTTCCTGCAGGAGCGGTTACGGCTGAAGGTCAACGAGGAGAAGAGCGCAGTGGACCGGCCGTGGAAGCGGCAGTTCCTCGGGTTTAGCTTCTACAAGCACCGGGGAGTGCGCATCCGGCTGGCCCCGAAGAGCCTGAAACGCGTGAAGGACAAGCTCCGCACGCTGACGGACCGCAACCGCAGCCAGAGCATGGAGGACCGAATCCGGTGCCTGAATGCCTACTTGCGGGGCTGGGTTGGGTACTATGCGCTCTCCGATGCCAGGTCAGCCTTTGAAAGACTCGAAGGATGGCTGAAGCGTCGGCTGCGAGCATGCGTATGGAGGCAGTGGAAGCGTGTACGCACGCGCTTTCGGGAGTTGCGCGCCCTCGGTTTGCCCGAATGGGTAGTCTACCAACTCGCCAACAGCCGCAAAGGCCCGTGGCGGATGGCAGGTGGCCCACTAAACAGCGCCCTGGGCGACGCCTACTGGCGTGCCCAGGGGCTGATAAGCCTGACCGAATGCTATGAAGCGACTCGTCAATCCTGGCGAACCGCCGGATGCGGACTCGCATGTCCGGTGGTGTGA
- a CDS encoding MBL fold metallo-hydrolase — protein MRAEPPPYQPPAEVSPGIFLVPIPIPIPLRYVNCYLLRGPSGWTLVDTGFHDSLAEAAWPRALAHLAIRAQDIKQIVLTHYHPDHVGAAGWLQQLTGAPAFLPETEMEQFHRFWADGTGAMAERLQALFLGEGMDEATASALRRHHLQQVERVRPLPELRPLAIDSRIAMGDGTYEVIWTPGHSDGLAVFWDARRSILLANDMLLSGITPNVSVWPGSRPNPLADYLASLRRVAALGARLALPGHRALIRDVAGRAREILAHHAERLARVTDAAAASPGGATAWEICRRIFPVDGLTLHQVRFAMAETLAHLVYLCREGRLRKEGMRYLRA, from the coding sequence GTGCGTGCGGAGCCCCCGCCCTACCAGCCGCCCGCCGAGGTGAGCCCCGGCATCTTCCTGGTGCCCATCCCCATCCCGATTCCCCTGCGGTACGTCAACTGCTACCTGTTGCGAGGACCCTCGGGTTGGACCCTGGTCGACACCGGCTTCCACGACAGCCTGGCCGAGGCCGCCTGGCCCCGCGCCCTTGCGCACCTGGCCATTCGCGCGCAGGACATCAAGCAGATCGTGCTGACTCACTACCACCCGGATCACGTGGGCGCGGCCGGCTGGCTGCAGCAGCTCACCGGCGCCCCGGCCTTCCTGCCGGAGACCGAGATGGAGCAGTTCCACCGGTTCTGGGCGGACGGGACCGGGGCCATGGCGGAGCGGCTCCAGGCGCTCTTCCTCGGGGAAGGGATGGACGAGGCCACTGCGAGCGCCCTCCGCCGGCACCACCTCCAGCAGGTGGAGCGGGTCCGACCGCTCCCGGAGCTACGGCCGCTGGCAATCGACAGCCGGATCGCCATGGGCGACGGCACCTATGAGGTGATCTGGACGCCGGGCCACTCCGACGGGCTGGCGGTCTTCTGGGACGCGCGGCGTTCGATCCTGCTGGCCAACGATATGCTGCTCAGCGGCATCACACCCAACGTGTCGGTGTGGCCCGGCAGCCGCCCGAACCCGCTGGCCGACTACCTGGCGTCGCTCCGGCGGGTGGCCGCCCTGGGCGCCCGACTTGCGCTGCCGGGCCACCGGGCCCTGATCCGCGACGTGGCCGGGCGTGCCCGGGAGATCCTGGCCCACCACGCCGAAAGGCTGGCCAGGGTGACGGACGCGGCCGCAGCCTCCCCGGGCGGCGCCACGGCGTGGGAGATCTGTCGGCGGATCTTCCCGGTGGACGGCCTGACGCTGCACCAGGTCCGCTTCGCCATGGCGGAGACGCTGGCGCACCTGGTCTATCTCTGCCGCGAGGGGCGGCTGCGAAAGGAGGGCATGCGCTACCTGCGGGCATGA
- a CDS encoding histidine kinase gives MVNRRARALLLAMVGVGGAALVWLVWARPPRAEMWAAAVVVLQLVLAAWLLTRQDDEESISPAVLESITSFDTSLRIGEETMPYLKQGLNFESAQKICEIIRQITEMDAVAITDDKVILGFSGVGCRRHRQGGPILTGATRHVLETGEARVVNDPRVLSCDEPGCPHPLKAAVITPLKFRGKVVGTFKLYRASNAPVPTYVVRLAAGIAALLGIQMELAESERQRQLVVRARLEALQAQIRPHFLFNVLNTIIMFSRTDPERSRELLVSLAQFFRRSLTTRGNMNTFQDELEYIHIYLSLEQARFGEKLRVKMKVDPRVTGAMVPVLTLQPLVENAVVHGLAPKEDTGVVGIRARQVGSHLHILIADNGVGMDRETQRRVFEEGYGNNMGLGLTNVNERLISLYGPQYRLRIRSTPGRGTAIRLRIPLQHAAQGD, from the coding sequence GTGGTGAACCGCAGGGCGCGGGCGCTGCTGTTGGCGATGGTGGGCGTCGGCGGGGCGGCACTGGTCTGGCTGGTGTGGGCCCGACCGCCCCGGGCGGAGATGTGGGCGGCCGCGGTGGTCGTCCTGCAGCTGGTCCTGGCCGCCTGGCTCCTGACCAGGCAGGACGACGAGGAGTCCATCTCGCCGGCCGTCCTCGAGTCCATCACCAGCTTCGACACCTCGCTGCGGATCGGCGAGGAGACGATGCCGTACCTGAAGCAGGGGCTCAACTTCGAGTCGGCGCAGAAGATCTGCGAGATCATCCGGCAGATCACCGAGATGGACGCCGTGGCGATCACCGACGACAAGGTGATCCTCGGCTTCTCGGGCGTGGGCTGCCGGCGGCACCGGCAGGGGGGGCCGATCCTCACCGGGGCCACCCGCCACGTGCTGGAGACAGGCGAGGCGCGCGTGGTGAACGACCCGCGGGTGCTTTCCTGCGACGAGCCGGGCTGCCCGCACCCCCTGAAAGCGGCGGTGATCACGCCCCTGAAGTTCCGGGGGAAGGTGGTCGGCACGTTCAAGCTGTACCGGGCCTCCAACGCGCCCGTGCCTACCTACGTGGTGCGGCTGGCCGCGGGCATTGCGGCGCTGCTGGGCATCCAGATGGAGCTGGCCGAGTCGGAACGGCAGCGGCAGTTGGTGGTCCGGGCCCGGCTGGAGGCGCTGCAGGCGCAGATCCGGCCGCATTTCCTGTTCAACGTGCTGAACACCATCATCATGTTCTCGCGCACCGACCCCGAGCGCTCCCGTGAGCTTCTGGTGAGCCTCGCCCAGTTCTTCCGGCGGTCGCTGACCACCCGGGGCAACATGAACACCTTCCAGGACGAGCTGGAGTACATCCATATCTACCTCTCCCTGGAGCAGGCCCGCTTCGGCGAGAAGCTCCGGGTGAAGATGAAGGTGGACCCCCGGGTCACAGGCGCCATGGTCCCCGTGCTGACCCTGCAGCCGCTGGTGGAGAACGCCGTGGTCCACGGCCTGGCGCCCAAGGAGGACACCGGCGTGGTGGGCATCCGGGCGCGACAGGTGGGCAGCCACCTGCATATCCTGATCGCCGACAACGGTGTCGGCATGGACCGGGAGACGCAGCGCCGGGTCTTCGAGGAAGGGTACGGCAACAACATGGGGCTGGGCCTCACCAATGTCAACGAGCGGCTGATCTCGCTCTACGGCCCGCAGTACCGGCTGCGCATCCGCAGCACCCCCGGCCGGGGCACGGCGATCCGGCTGCGCATCCCCCTGCAGCATGCAGCTCAGGGCGATTGA
- a CDS encoding LytR/AlgR family response regulator transcription factor, which yields MVLRALIVDDEYPARMELRYQLSQFPDVEVIGEATNAREAMALINALDYDVIFLDVQMPGMTGIELAKSLKGRPVMPKVVFVTAYENYAVSAFEIPATDYLLKPIEAERLGETIQRLREAKEAAAGEARPEASEGAERPAGASKPQLTFLMCEKDDKQIPLPLNEIVYIFSEGYNVYVQTYSERYLTRHTLQELTERLPSSQFFRSHRSYLVNIYQVKEISPYFNGAYILKLKDKEHSEVIVSRSNVKRMKQLFSMG from the coding sequence ATGGTGCTGAGGGCCCTGATCGTTGACGATGAATACCCGGCCCGGATGGAGCTGCGGTATCAGCTCAGCCAGTTCCCCGACGTCGAGGTCATCGGAGAGGCGACCAACGCTCGCGAGGCTATGGCCCTGATCAACGCGCTGGACTACGACGTCATCTTTCTCGACGTGCAGATGCCGGGGATGACGGGCATCGAGCTGGCCAAGAGCCTGAAGGGCCGCCCGGTCATGCCCAAGGTCGTCTTCGTCACCGCTTACGAGAACTACGCCGTGTCGGCCTTCGAGATCCCGGCGACGGACTACCTGCTGAAGCCGATCGAGGCCGAACGGCTGGGCGAGACGATCCAGCGGCTGCGGGAGGCGAAGGAGGCCGCGGCGGGAGAGGCCCGGCCGGAGGCGTCTGAGGGCGCAGAGCGGCCTGCGGGCGCGTCCAAGCCGCAGCTGACCTTCCTCATGTGCGAGAAGGATGACAAGCAGATCCCGCTCCCGCTGAACGAGATCGTCTACATCTTCTCCGAGGGGTACAACGTATACGTCCAGACCTATTCGGAGCGATACCTCACGCGCCACACGCTGCAGGAGCTCACCGAGCGGCTGCCGTCCTCGCAGTTCTTCCGCAGCCACCGCTCCTACCTCGTGAACATCTATCAGGTGAAGGAGATCAGCCCGTACTTTAATGGTGCGTACATCTTGAAGCTGAAGGATAAGGAGCACTCCGAGGTCATCGTGAGCCGGTCCAATGTGAAGCGCATGAAGCAGCTCTTCTCGATGGGATGA
- a CDS encoding stalk domain-containing protein, whose protein sequence is MAIRRKLAAALAATTLLVSGAPALAADVQPLSLYVNGRELYLPQTPILQENRVLVPMRAYLESLGAEVGWEPPNLVTARMGEHTVSLRIGQYTAQVDGREVPLDVPAQIIADRTYVPLRFLSEGLGAEVGYDGATRTVTVVTAPPGQLEVIDGPLNVRAEPSTTAPILTTVPVGTRLDIVSEQPGAEWTQVALPGGTLGWVANRYTRTVGSEPVVQPLLALLEQRAYLQAGGQCIGAVPLVNNLTYVPLVEAVEALGGSVRRAGDGTAIAAELGGRQLLITPDSATATLNGQAVALSAAPLLVGGRPLIPARDLADHLGVTLSWSDATRTVTLGPAGGTTCIPDIAAQAYILVDVATGAVLSEYNARAPRAIASTTKIMTALLAVEQGHPDAVVTVSANAASQPGTSVYLRAGEQRTLRELLYGLMLVSGNDAAVAIAEHLAGSEEAFARRMNLRAAELGAQNTYFVTASGLDDDVNPYSTAEDLARISLASLRNPLFRSYMYLPQATIPGLWGNRQLTNSNLFVLRYPGATGVKNGWTEKAGYTLVASAWRDGREVMLVLLGGESRSALYAEAYSLMDHGFVLADQSWLLR, encoded by the coding sequence TATCTGCCACAGACCCCCATCCTCCAGGAAAACCGGGTCCTGGTCCCCATGAGGGCCTACCTCGAATCGCTGGGCGCCGAGGTCGGATGGGAGCCGCCCAACCTGGTCACGGCCCGGATGGGCGAACACACGGTGTCCCTCCGCATCGGCCAGTACACCGCGCAGGTGGACGGCCGTGAGGTGCCGCTGGACGTCCCGGCGCAGATCATCGCCGACCGCACCTACGTCCCCCTCCGCTTCCTCTCCGAGGGGCTCGGAGCCGAGGTCGGGTACGACGGCGCCACGCGCACCGTGACGGTGGTCACCGCACCTCCCGGGCAGCTGGAGGTCATCGACGGGCCCCTGAACGTGCGGGCGGAACCGAGCACCACCGCGCCCATCCTGACGACGGTGCCGGTGGGAACCCGGCTGGACATCGTGAGCGAGCAGCCGGGGGCGGAGTGGACGCAGGTCGCCCTCCCGGGCGGCACACTCGGCTGGGTGGCGAACCGCTACACACGCACCGTGGGGAGCGAGCCGGTGGTGCAGCCGCTGCTCGCGCTCCTGGAGCAGCGGGCCTACCTCCAGGCCGGCGGACAGTGCATCGGGGCCGTGCCGCTGGTGAACAACCTGACGTACGTCCCGCTGGTGGAGGCGGTTGAGGCGCTGGGCGGTTCGGTCCGCCGGGCCGGTGACGGCACGGCCATCGCCGCGGAGCTGGGCGGCCGGCAGCTTCTGATCACGCCCGACTCGGCGACCGCGACCCTGAACGGTCAGGCGGTCGCGCTCTCCGCCGCCCCCCTGCTGGTCGGCGGCCGGCCGCTGATCCCCGCGCGCGACCTGGCGGACCACCTGGGGGTGACCCTCTCCTGGTCTGACGCCACCCGCACCGTGACCCTCGGCCCGGCCGGGGGCACCACCTGCATCCCCGACATCGCGGCGCAGGCGTACATCCTGGTGGATGTGGCCACGGGAGCGGTGCTCAGCGAGTACAACGCCCGCGCCCCCCGGGCGATCGCCTCGACCACCAAGATCATGACGGCGCTCCTGGCGGTGGAGCAGGGCCATCCCGACGCGGTGGTCACGGTGAGCGCCAACGCCGCCAGCCAGCCGGGCACCAGCGTGTACCTGCGCGCCGGCGAGCAGCGCACGCTGCGGGAGCTGCTGTACGGGCTGATGCTGGTCTCCGGCAACGACGCCGCCGTCGCCATCGCCGAGCACCTGGCCGGCAGCGAGGAGGCCTTCGCCCGGCGCATGAACCTGCGGGCCGCGGAACTGGGCGCGCAGAACACGTATTTCGTCACGGCCTCCGGGCTCGACGACGACGTAAACCCCTACTCCACGGCGGAGGATCTGGCCCGCATCTCCCTGGCCTCCCTGCGCAACCCGCTGTTCCGCTCGTACATGTACCTGCCGCAGGCGACGATCCCCGGGCTGTGGGGCAACCGGCAGCTGACCAACAGCAACCTCTTCGTGCTCCGTTACCCCGGCGCCACAGGGGTCAAGAACGGGTGGACGGAGAAGGCCGGGTACACCCTGGTGGCCTCGGCGTGGCGGGACGGCCGCGAGGTGATGCTGGTCCTGCTGGGCGGCGAGAGCCGCAGCGCGCTCTACGCCGAGGCGTACAGTCTGATGGACCACGGCTTCGTCCTGGCAGACCAGTCCTGGCTCCTCCGATGA